The following coding sequences lie in one Homalodisca vitripennis isolate AUS2020 chromosome X, UT_GWSS_2.1, whole genome shotgun sequence genomic window:
- the LOC124369872 gene encoding uncharacterized protein LOC124369872 — MKEKVQRQQGGEEIDLTTTTVCTESRKLHDTINLPINFCCSDDSADEECSSEDENDGVIQDTTSLHIPVSDLATNELSRQFQDKTRLHTPVSDLATNELSRQFQDKTRLHTPVSDLATNELSRQFQDITFDEGFHVNEEALKKFSRLPVNEKYDRVLEIILELFDKSSNTADSTNKDLKARSPFRNRVALQTLHKQTPFDRLDLPVTSHLGNGGNVYVQNLAVDTQPSIIPKTVSSLSSLSSFTSDSLLQDDELRKLLENPIFCQGFLGIVEEMCKKAEDMSEVPTDSMDQSLISPMMTSPITSPSTELYDSSYETGSPGSTVGTSPAPRTSVSSDSDLELDLGMENRSNIVIISALPNSRLEHSIPVKAEPDVQPLGEVVHFVKMSATQRLDEFSKSTSFCEKHYAIQLVKVVLISKAKTSEERRIRFSKSLLETMKVKPSKANDSDIWQLSIFAHIEFLTAKDRMQEYSSTLLSRDEQLHSLLYIAAVERFDKPMIARYVAESLAKVNYNPLEVYNEGNTILHVLAELGDSHKDVLSELLMASGADGKPLMDVAVTNKKGQSALHTAVLSPHQHLSTVLLLLKMRANPFQKDVHEKTPLHYQMIAAAKREPRNGRDLEVIRKMIQAHPLRTKEAVKMLEDMCGDSFFPSDLRATIQAEISYLVKEEKTKKLERR; from the exons ATGAAGGAAAAAGTACAAAGGCAGCAGGGTGGTGAAGAAATCGACCTAACAACTACTACTGTATGTACAGAGTCCAGGAAATTGCATGACACGATCAACTTGCCAATAAACTTCTGCTGCAGCGACGACTCTGCTGA TGAGGAGTGTTCCTCAGAGGATGAAAATGATGGAGTCATTCAGGATACAACCAGTCTCCACATACCCGTATCCGACCTGGCTACCAATGAACTGAGTCGCCAATTCCAGGATAAAACCAGACTCCACACACCAGTATCCGACCTGGCTACCAATGAACTTAGTCGCCAATTCCAGGATAAAACCAGACTCCACACACCAGTATCCGACCTGGCTACCAATGAACTCAGTCGCCAGTTCCAGGATATAACCTTCGATGAAGGCTTCCATGTAAATGAAGAAGCATTGAAGAAATTCTCTCGTCTAcctgtaaatgaaaaatatgatagaGTATTGGAGATAATTCTTGAACTTTTTGATAAATCCTCAAACACTGCTGATTCCACAAATAAAG ACCTGAAAGCCCGAAGTCCGTTCAGAAACAGAGTTGCTCTACAGACGCTGCACAAACAAACACCATTTGAT AGGCTAGATTTGCCTGTGACATCTCATCTGGGAAATGGGGGAAACGTTTATGTCCAGAACCTTGCGGTTGATACTCAG cCCAGTATCATTCCAAAAACTGTGTCCAGTTTGTCCAGTTTGTCCAGTTTTACTTCAGACTCCCTCCTACAGGATGATGAACTCCGGAAACTGTTGGAAAATCCGATATTTTGTCAAGGATTTCTAGGAATTGT tGAGGAGATGTGTAAAAAAGCAGAAGATATGTCTGAAGTTCCAACTGATTCAATGGATCAGAGCCTAATATCACCGATGATGACATCACCCATCACTTCCCCCAGCACAGAACTCTACGATTCAAGCTATGAGACAGGGTCCCCTGGCAGCACGGTGGGGACCTCCCCTGCACCTCGCACATCTGTCAGTTCAGATTCAGATCTGGAGCTAGATCTTGGCATGGAAAACCGCTCCAACATCGTCATCATCTCTGCACTGCCCAACAGCCGACTCGAACACTCCATTCCTGTTAAGGCAGAACCTGACGTCCAGCCTCTTGGAGAAGTCGTTCACTTTGTCAAAATGAGTGCCACACAGAGACTAGATGAGTTCTCAAAATCCACATCATTTTGTGAGAAACACTATGCCATTCAATTGGTAAAAGTTGTTCTCATTTCGAAAGCCAAAACAAGTGAAGAAAGGCGCATCCGTTTCAGCAa gaGCTTGTTGGAGACAATGAAGGTAAAACCAAGTAAAGCTAATGACAGTGATATATGGCAATTATCGATATTTGCCCATATTGAATTCTTAACTGCTAAGGATCGAATGCAAGAATACAGTTCCACACTTCTGAGTCGTGATGAGCAGTTACACTCACTACTGTATATCGCTGCTGTCGAGCGTTTTGACAAGCCTATGATTGCCCGCTATGTAGCCGAGAGTCTTGCCAAAGTGAACTACAATCCACTTGAG GTCTATAACGAGGGAAACACCATCCTGCATGTGCTGGCGGAGCTGGGTGACTCCCACAAAGACGTGCTGAGTGAGCTGCTGATGGCTTCTGGTGCTGATGGCAAGCCACTGATGGATGTGGCAGTTACAAATAAGAAGGGTCAGAGTGCACTGCATACGGCTGTGCTCTCTCCCCATCAGCACCTATCCACTGTGCTGCTTCTGCTCAAAATGAGAGCCAACCCCttccaaaag GATGTGCACGAGAAGACACCTCTGCACTATCAGATGATTGCTGCAGCCAAAAGGGAGCCCAGGAACGGCAGAGATCTCGAAGTTATAAGGAAAATGATCCAAGCACACCCTTTACGCACTAAGGAGGCTGTAAAGATGTTGGAGGATATGTGTGGTGACTCCTTTTTTCCCAGTGACCTCAGAGCTACCATCCAGGCAGAAATCAGCTACTTGGTCAAA GAAGAGAAAACCAAGAAGTTGGAGAGGCGTTAA